From one Streptomyces sp. CA-210063 genomic stretch:
- a CDS encoding MFS transporter, translating into MKTGDQIVQDLPWRWGVQGKVFIIGGLGYLFDAYDIALNGFLMPLLGEHFDLTLAQSGLVATANLVGMAVGAVVWGAVADRIGRKKAFSVTLLIFALFSVLGALAPNYPVFLALRFVAGVGLGGCIPVDYALVAEFSPRKYRGRVLTALDVWWPVGVTLCGVVSTALLTLDDNWRWMLTTMSVPALLLFWVRRGVPESPVYLSKKGREAEARAVIDDLVARTGAPVEPYVIPAPVDDGKSRGPGASLEQLRDIWRFSARITSAVWLLYATVMLVYYAALSWMPSILKEQGLGDAAAFMSTTLMSGVGIVAVLVSIALVDVTGRKWLIGATAPLAALALVACALVMDMPTGSVVAIGVFGFLIQLAIPAMYAYVSELYPTLLRASGFGWASSVSRVVTGFVPVLFGSVLWPVLGLPLTFGILTLAVLSAVVWMVVAAPETKGRALDGDAEYTAGPQLIPAPTSGQAGL; encoded by the coding sequence GTGAAAACAGGCGACCAGATAGTCCAGGACCTCCCATGGAGATGGGGTGTCCAGGGCAAGGTCTTCATCATCGGTGGCCTCGGCTACCTGTTCGACGCCTACGACATCGCCCTCAACGGCTTCCTGATGCCGCTGCTGGGTGAGCACTTCGATCTCACGCTCGCCCAGAGCGGCCTCGTGGCCACTGCCAACCTCGTGGGCATGGCCGTCGGCGCGGTGGTCTGGGGTGCGGTCGCGGACCGCATCGGTCGCAAGAAGGCCTTCAGCGTCACGTTGCTGATCTTCGCGCTGTTCTCGGTGCTCGGGGCCCTCGCCCCGAACTATCCGGTCTTCCTGGCCCTGCGTTTCGTGGCCGGCGTCGGGCTCGGCGGCTGCATCCCCGTCGACTACGCCCTGGTGGCGGAGTTCTCGCCGAGGAAGTACCGCGGACGCGTCCTGACCGCGCTGGACGTGTGGTGGCCCGTCGGCGTGACCCTGTGCGGTGTGGTGTCGACGGCGTTGCTGACGCTGGACGACAACTGGCGGTGGATGCTCACCACGATGAGTGTTCCGGCCCTGCTGCTCTTCTGGGTGCGCCGCGGCGTCCCCGAGTCTCCGGTCTACCTCAGCAAGAAGGGGAGGGAAGCCGAGGCGCGGGCCGTCATCGACGATCTGGTGGCTCGCACCGGCGCCCCGGTCGAGCCGTACGTCATCCCCGCCCCGGTGGACGACGGAAAGTCGAGGGGTCCCGGGGCCTCGCTGGAACAGCTCCGCGACATCTGGAGGTTCAGCGCACGCATCACCTCCGCCGTCTGGCTGCTCTACGCCACCGTCATGCTGGTGTACTACGCGGCGCTGAGCTGGATGCCGTCCATCCTCAAGGAACAGGGCCTCGGCGACGCGGCCGCCTTCATGAGCACCACGCTGATGAGCGGCGTCGGCATCGTCGCCGTCCTGGTATCCATCGCTCTGGTGGATGTGACCGGCCGGAAGTGGCTCATCGGTGCCACGGCTCCACTGGCCGCGCTGGCGCTGGTGGCGTGCGCACTGGTGATGGACATGCCGACCGGGTCCGTCGTGGCCATCGGCGTCTTCGGCTTCCTGATCCAGTTGGCCATCCCCGCCATGTACGCCTACGTCTCCGAGCTGTACCCGACCCTGCTGCGGGCGAGCGGCTTCGGCTGGGCCTCCTCCGTCAGCCGGGTGGTGACCGGTTTCGTGCCGGTGCTGTTCGGCTCGGTGCTGTGGCCGGTGCTGGGGCTGCCCCTGACCTTCGGGATTCTCACCCTGGCAGTGCTGTCGGCCGTCGTGTGGATGGTGGTCGCGGCTCCCGAGACCAAGGGCAGGGCACTGGACGGTGACGCCGAGTACACAGCGGGACCCCAGTTGATCCCGGCACCGACGTCCGGTCAGGCAGGGCTCTGA
- a CDS encoding FAD-dependent oxidoreductase, producing MASTQSFEVVIVGGGLGGMTAALSLRQRGLRVTVLEQAPRFGEIGAGIQTAPNASRILLGLGLRKQLEAIRTEPQDQVRRRWKDGSVIGLTQLGDRCKQEYNAPYWHYHRADLHGVLKDACVDPNGPGPVVRLETASRVTELDRGDPRRPAAVIEDGRRFEADVVIGADGIRSRVRDLMGLPDTLEFSGEMAFRALIPGDLIAADPATRFLMDRFQSTIWYGPGRHLVHYIIRGGEYLNVVGCVPCTDEVAEKWTADVTAEDLVNAYPDWDDRVASMLSKAKDDVQAFALYHRRRDPVWVDGRVALLGDSCHAMLPYQAQGASQAMEDAAVLAEELGRVTVDGIDAALRRYVDRRAKHAGMVQDASLQNMSFYHYEDGPRQEARDELLRRGFDGESDVSYDWLWSGTPLNDPDLGAFDYSFAR from the coding sequence ATGGCATCCACCCAATCCTTCGAAGTCGTCATCGTCGGCGGCGGGCTCGGCGGCATGACCGCCGCGCTGTCCCTGCGGCAACGCGGCCTCAGGGTCACCGTGCTGGAGCAGGCGCCGCGGTTCGGCGAGATCGGCGCGGGCATCCAGACGGCGCCCAACGCGAGCCGGATCCTGCTGGGCCTGGGCCTGCGCAAGCAGCTGGAGGCGATCCGCACGGAGCCCCAGGACCAGGTGCGGCGCCGGTGGAAGGATGGCAGCGTCATCGGGCTGACCCAGCTCGGCGACCGCTGCAAGCAGGAGTACAACGCCCCGTACTGGCACTACCACCGCGCCGACCTGCACGGTGTTCTCAAGGACGCCTGCGTCGACCCGAACGGTCCCGGACCGGTCGTTCGGCTGGAGACCGCGAGCAGGGTCACCGAACTGGACCGCGGCGACCCCCGCCGCCCCGCCGCGGTGATCGAGGACGGTCGGCGCTTCGAGGCCGACGTGGTGATCGGCGCCGACGGCATCCGGTCCCGTGTCCGCGATCTGATGGGCCTGCCGGACACGCTGGAGTTCTCCGGCGAGATGGCCTTCCGGGCGCTGATCCCGGGCGACCTCATCGCGGCCGACCCGGCGACCCGCTTCCTGATGGACCGCTTCCAGAGCACCATCTGGTACGGACCCGGCCGACACCTGGTCCACTACATCATTCGCGGCGGCGAGTACCTCAACGTCGTCGGCTGCGTCCCGTGCACCGACGAGGTGGCCGAGAAGTGGACCGCCGACGTCACCGCCGAGGATCTGGTGAACGCCTACCCGGACTGGGACGACCGCGTCGCGTCGATGCTGTCCAAGGCGAAGGACGACGTGCAGGCCTTCGCCCTCTATCACCGCCGCCGCGACCCGGTCTGGGTGGACGGCCGCGTGGCCCTCCTGGGCGACTCCTGCCACGCCATGCTGCCCTACCAGGCCCAGGGCGCCTCGCAGGCCATGGAGGACGCCGCCGTGCTGGCCGAGGAACTCGGTCGGGTCACCGTCGACGGCATCGACGCCGCGCTGCGCCGCTACGTCGACCGGCGCGCCAAGCACGCCGGCATGGTCCAGGACGCCTCACTGCAGAACATGTCCTTCTACCACTACGAGGACGGTCCCCGTCAGGAGGCCCGCGACGAGCTGCTCAGGCGCGGCTTCGACGGCGAGTCCGACGTCTCCTACGACTGGTTGTGGAGCGGCACCCCGCTCAACGACCCGGACCTGGGCGCCTTCGACTACAGCTTCGCCCGCTGA